The following coding sequences lie in one Nitrospirota bacterium genomic window:
- the cobJ gene encoding precorrin-3B C(17)-methyltransferase, with the protein MKKGKIYVVGTGPGKQQHMTTEAQKAIEESDVVVGYGIYVDLIRDMLTGKEVVTTGMTHEAKRCAAGIELASVGKVVSIISSGDPGVYAMAGLVLELMKNYSSEVEPLWGDDIRNRPDVKIIAGVPAHCSCASLLGAPLMHDFATISLSDRLTPWELIEKRLHSASDADFVIVMYNPKSKGRIHHIDKARDIMLKYKTKDTPVGIVKAAMRDDETVTLTTLGEMLNHEIDMQTTVIVGNSQTFCWENWMVTPRGYKIVPQAEV; encoded by the coding sequence ATGAAGAAAGGTAAGATATATGTGGTTGGTACAGGTCCTGGCAAACAGCAGCACATGACGACAGAGGCCCAAAAAGCAATAGAGGAGTCCGACGTAGTGGTAGGTTACGGGATTTATGTCGATCTGATACGCGACATGTTAACCGGCAAGGAGGTAGTGACAACCGGTATGACGCATGAGGCAAAGCGGTGTGCGGCAGGGATAGAGCTGGCCTCTGTCGGTAAGGTGGTTTCAATAATCAGCAGCGGCGACCCCGGTGTGTATGCCATGGCAGGGCTTGTGCTTGAGCTTATGAAAAACTACTCCTCAGAAGTGGAACCTCTTTGGGGAGATGACATAAGAAATCGTCCTGATGTTAAGATAATAGCTGGCGTTCCTGCCCATTGCTCTTGTGCTTCACTTCTTGGCGCTCCTCTAATGCACGATTTTGCCACGATCAGTCTCTCAGACAGACTTACTCCGTGGGAACTGATAGAAAAACGCCTTCACAGTGCCTCAGACGCTGATTTTGTCATAGTCATGTATAACCCTAAAAGTAAAGGGCGAATTCATCACATAGACAAAGCGCGGGACATCATGCTTAAGTACAAAACGAAAGACACTCCCGTAGGTATTGTAAAAGCCGCCATGCGAGATGATGAAACCGTAACTCTGACAACTCTGGGTGAGATGCTCAATCATGAAATAGATATGCAAACAACGGTAATTGTTGGTAACTCTCAGACATTTTGCTGGGAAAACTGGATGGTCACCCCACGTGGGTATAAAATTGTGCCACAAGCAGAAGTTTAA
- a CDS encoding DUF4071 domain-containing protein, with translation MALVNEICYYAAGDDKLPFDVAPLRVLPYKIDDGSNIENIEKTKSKLTKLLKYAKNSGTADSPIYQLIKEFPDVEHTKTDLFREIADYSPELKERLKAARKEDVDSLCKIEQEIPSLEDAETGVVVDLFLSYRAVKAYKEMIALVDKMSKPLSSQLMIQEQPGFALNRYGKSDEAKKRKEQGNGRKTMRQKCEAVIEAEEAIGTGNIEPKKAIELTKILKNERVFWLARRVLKITIDELSRPAPSKETNKLHLKLTHQLALCTYKDPDLANDTKFVEAINCTEHHLIVQWL, from the coding sequence ATTGCATTAGTAAATGAAATTTGCTATTATGCCGCAGGGGATGACAAACTACCTTTTGATGTAGCCCCTCTCAGAGTATTACCTTATAAAATTGATGACGGCAGTAACATAGAAAATATTGAGAAAACTAAATCTAAACTGACAAAACTTCTAAAGTATGCAAAAAATAGCGGAACAGCGGACAGTCCAATTTATCAGCTTATCAAGGAGTTTCCAGATGTTGAACACACTAAAACAGATCTCTTCAGAGAGATAGCTGACTACTCTCCGGAGCTAAAGGAACGTCTGAAAGCTGCAAGAAAAGAGGACGTAGATTCACTGTGTAAGATAGAACAGGAAATTCCCTCATTAGAGGATGCAGAAACAGGTGTTGTCGTTGACTTATTTCTTTCTTATCGGGCAGTTAAAGCCTATAAAGAGATGATAGCTCTGGTTGATAAGATGTCTAAACCGTTATCCTCACAGCTTATGATTCAGGAACAGCCTGGATTTGCATTGAATCGTTATGGTAAATCTGATGAGGCTAAGAAGAGGAAAGAACAGGGCAATGGGAGAAAAACTATGAGGCAAAAATGTGAAGCTGTAATTGAAGCTGAAGAGGCAATAGGTACAGGAAATATTGAACCAAAGAAAGCTATTGAATTAACCAAAATACTTAAAAATGAGAGAGTTTTTTGGCTTGCAAGAAGGGTGCTTAAGATTACTATTGATGAGTTATCGAGGCCAGCTCCATCTAAAGAAACAAACAAATTGCATTTGAAGTTAACTCATCAGCTTGCCTTGTGCACCTATAAAGACCCGGATCTTGCAAATGATACAAAATTTGTCGAAGCTATAAATTGTACTGAACACCATTTAATCGTACAGTGGTTATAA
- the cobU gene encoding bifunctional adenosylcobinamide kinase/adenosylcobinamide-phosphate guanylyltransferase — MKIVFITGGAKSGKSTFALKTADRYGGKRAYVATAQALDDEMAWRIEAHQKERNGSWDTVEEPVNIHQSITELVTTHEVIVVDCLTLWLTNMILTEPEPAKDKIYDAFLKLTDSLTTARQTKSDGAIILVSNEVGLSIVPDNRLARLFRDYAGVLNQRVAAVSDEAYLVVSGLPLRLNS, encoded by the coding sequence ATGAAAATAGTGTTTATAACCGGAGGGGCTAAAAGCGGCAAGAGCACGTTTGCCCTTAAAACAGCAGATAGATATGGCGGCAAAAGGGCATATGTTGCAACCGCACAGGCTCTCGATGATGAAATGGCTTGGCGCATAGAAGCGCACCAAAAGGAGCGCAATGGTAGCTGGGATACGGTTGAGGAGCCGGTTAACATCCATCAAAGTATCACAGAGCTGGTTACTACACATGAGGTCATTGTAGTGGATTGTCTGACTCTGTGGCTAACAAATATGATACTTACAGAGCCTGAACCCGCCAAAGACAAAATCTATGACGCTTTTTTGAAACTGACAGACTCGCTTACAACTGCAAGACAAACTAAATCTGATGGGGCAATTATCCTTGTGTCAAATGAGGTTGGACTTTCCATAGTGCCGGATAACCGCCTTGCACGGCTATTTAGAGACTATGCCGGGGTGCTCAATCAACGTGTTGCGGCAGTGTCCGATGAGGCGTACTTAGTTGTTAGCGGTTTGCCGCTTAGATTAAATTCTTAA
- the cobK gene encoding precorrin-6A reductase translates to MLLSNPLIYKTWKGINKNNIMETALIALNQEGAHVAGVIAAEIPASIFIKNEALPFLNGRADSHGFSKLSECLASIFNKYKRLVFIMSLGIVNRTIAPLIKDKHTDPAVVTLDESCRFVISTLSGHEGGANELTFIISSITGAEPVITTKTESDRNYIVGVGTKKGALKEDIIYAITEGCKMAGITTAKIRCIATAWAKKNEDGLLQAAEELSLHIRYIPKWMIEHYYNITPQAARSETAFKSIGVHGVSEPVAVLSGKNAQLVLPKTIFKKVTIAVAREILLFSRKSGYGLRDMVLILGGTTEGVCEAQRLDSESVPFYISTATEYGHNLFREKFGDRAVLENFNNNSLKKFIIERHIKRIIDCTHPYAQVITPLAQRVSAELDIEYIQKSRSTDVTDDLGYDKLIFVKSLDECVKKILELKIRKPLFTTGSKELGFVKQLAAYGINDVFVRVLPFENSISSCISNGVKPQNIIGMHGPFGAELNTAIIRQYGVDCLITKKTGKEGGFFEKASAAMECGIFIFVVEREG, encoded by the coding sequence TTGCTTCTTAGTAATCCTCTTATTTATAAAACATGGAAAGGAATTAACAAAAATAATATAATGGAAACAGCCCTGATAGCGCTTAATCAGGAAGGGGCTCATGTTGCCGGAGTGATTGCCGCGGAGATACCAGCAAGTATTTTTATTAAAAACGAAGCTCTTCCCTTTTTAAACGGCAGAGCCGATTCACATGGTTTTAGCAAGTTGTCTGAGTGTTTGGCCTCGATTTTTAATAAGTACAAGCGGTTGGTTTTTATAATGTCTCTGGGCATAGTTAACCGAACCATTGCGCCTCTTATTAAAGATAAACATACAGACCCAGCCGTTGTGACTCTTGATGAGTCGTGCCGGTTTGTTATAAGCACACTTTCGGGGCATGAGGGGGGAGCAAACGAACTCACCTTTATCATAAGCTCAATAACAGGAGCTGAGCCCGTTATAACGACAAAAACTGAGTCTGACCGCAACTATATAGTTGGAGTTGGCACAAAAAAGGGCGCTCTCAAAGAGGACATTATTTATGCCATAACGGAGGGCTGTAAGATGGCGGGAATTACGACAGCCAAAATCCGCTGTATTGCCACGGCCTGGGCTAAAAAAAATGAGGATGGACTACTACAGGCGGCAGAGGAGCTTTCTCTTCATATCAGATATATACCAAAATGGATGATTGAGCATTATTATAATATTACGCCACAGGCAGCCCGGTCTGAAACTGCCTTTAAGTCTATCGGTGTGCATGGCGTCTCTGAGCCCGTAGCTGTACTTTCGGGCAAGAATGCTCAACTTGTGCTCCCTAAAACCATATTTAAAAAGGTTACAATCGCTGTTGCCAGGGAGATTCTCTTATTTAGCCGTAAGTCCGGCTACGGACTCAGGGATATGGTATTGATTTTGGGCGGAACAACCGAGGGCGTATGTGAGGCACAAAGGCTTGACTCTGAAAGTGTACCGTTTTATATATCTACAGCCACGGAGTATGGCCACAACCTGTTTAGAGAGAAATTTGGCGACAGGGCAGTTTTAGAGAATTTTAACAATAACTCACTGAAGAAATTTATAATTGAACGGCACATTAAAAGAATCATAGATTGCACACACCCGTATGCTCAGGTTATAACGCCTCTTGCTCAACGGGTATCGGCTGAGCTTGACATTGAATACATTCAAAAATCACGAAGCACTGATGTAACCGATGATCTGGGGTATGACAAACTGATATTTGTAAAATCTCTTGATGAATGTGTAAAGAAAATTTTAGAACTAAAAATACGAAAGCCTCTTTTTACAACTGGCAGCAAAGAGCTTGGATTTGTAAAACAATTGGCAGCTTATGGAATAAATGATGTCTTTGTGCGGGTACTACCGTTTGAAAACTCCATATCAAGTTGTATAAGTAATGGGGTTAAACCTCAAAACATAATTGGTATGCACGGGCCATTTGGTGCAGAGTTAAACACGGCAATAATCCGGCAATATGGTGTGGATTGTCTGATAACCAAAAAGACCGGTAAAGAGGGCGGTTTTTTTGAAAAAGCATCGGCTGCCATGGAGTGTGGGATTTTTATATTTGTAGTGGAACGGGAGGGCTGA
- a CDS encoding lipoate--protein ligase family protein, producing the protein MKDNHWRLITYSTHSAGFNMALDEAIAESVVASKALPTLRFYGWTNPSITIGAFQKISDINLVRCNELEIPVVRRPTGGRAILHGNELTYSFSSVAGICGKKHPSVPFTDSLLNNYKLISSAFLLAVKNLGIDAILSHRRLNRRTLSSGNPLCFASTSFSELTVSMGGNGFKVMGAAQKRYDGGFLEQGSIPLLTERGLLNELFSETENLLPGLNFFNSNITIELLMSGIVSAFEETFGITLKEGTLTGEEKKSAELLEKKYHSNNWTFRR; encoded by the coding sequence ATGAAAGACAATCACTGGCGCTTAATAACATACAGCACACATAGTGCCGGATTTAATATGGCATTGGATGAGGCGATAGCGGAAAGTGTTGTTGCAAGTAAGGCGTTGCCGACACTCAGATTTTACGGCTGGACAAATCCTTCAATAACTATCGGGGCATTTCAGAAAATCAGTGACATTAACTTAGTTAGGTGTAATGAGCTTGAAATTCCTGTTGTAAGAAGGCCAACCGGTGGCAGGGCAATACTGCACGGAAACGAGCTAACCTACAGTTTTTCTTCGGTTGCAGGCATATGTGGCAAAAAACACCCAAGTGTTCCATTTACCGATAGTCTTTTAAATAACTACAAACTCATAAGCTCGGCTTTCCTTCTTGCTGTTAAAAACCTTGGGATAGATGCTATTCTAAGCCATAGGAGATTAAACAGAAGGACACTATCCTCCGGCAATCCGCTCTGTTTTGCATCAACGTCATTCAGCGAACTTACAGTTTCAATGGGAGGCAATGGGTTTAAGGTGATGGGAGCGGCCCAAAAACGCTATGACGGCGGATTTCTTGAACAGGGTTCTATTCCACTATTAACGGAAAGAGGTTTGCTTAATGAGCTTTTTAGTGAAACAGAAAACCTTCTGCCAGGCCTTAACTTCTTTAACAGCAATATTACAATTGAGCTTCTGATGTCAGGCATTGTAAGCGCATTTGAAGAGACCTTTGGCATTACTCTTAAAGAGGGAACTCTTACCGGTGAGGAAAAAAAATCTGCTGAATTACTTGAAAAAAAATACCACTCCAACAACTGGACTTTTAGAAGATAA
- a CDS encoding DNA-3-methyladenine glycosylase I — MTEVGKNVCSWVANDNGLYLSYHNEQWGVPVYDDTTLFEMITLEGAQAGLSWITILKRRDSYRAAFDRFDPAIVANYSEEKVKILLNDSGIIRNRLKIISAVNNAAQFLKIQEEFGSFTSYLWKFVNGKPIVNTFKTFSEIPAYTELSDTISHDMKKRGFTFFGTTICYAFMQAVGIVNDHQIDCFRHKEIAEDTYRPRF, encoded by the coding sequence ATGACTGAAGTTGGTAAAAACGTATGTAGTTGGGTTGCTAACGATAATGGTCTCTATCTTAGCTACCATAACGAACAATGGGGAGTGCCGGTTTATGACGACACAACATTGTTTGAGATGATTACACTTGAGGGCGCTCAGGCAGGGCTTAGCTGGATTACCATTCTTAAGAGGCGTGATTCTTACAGAGCCGCTTTTGACCGCTTTGACCCGGCTATTGTTGCAAATTATTCCGAGGAGAAGGTAAAAATCCTTCTTAACGATTCAGGCATTATCAGAAACCGGCTGAAAATCATTTCAGCAGTCAATAATGCCGCTCAATTTTTAAAAATTCAGGAAGAATTTGGCAGTTTTACTTCATACCTGTGGAAATTCGTAAACGGTAAGCCAATAGTAAATACCTTTAAAACATTCAGCGAAATTCCAGCCTACACTGAACTTTCCGACACTATCAGCCATGATATGAAAAAACGCGGATTTACGTTTTTTGGGACCACTATCTGCTACGCTTTTATGCAGGCCGTGGGAATTGTTAACGACCACCAAATTGACTGCTTCAGGCACAAAGAGATTGCTGAGGATACTTACAGACCGAGGTTCTGA
- the kdpF gene encoding K(+)-transporting ATPase subunit F: METFYWIGGVVSVVLLIYLTVALLKPEVF; this comes from the coding sequence ATGGAAACTTTTTACTGGATTGGCGGAGTTGTCAGCGTGGTGCTGCTTATCTATTTAACTGTGGCGCTCTTAAAACCGGAGGTGTTCTAA
- the kdpA gene encoding potassium-transporting ATPase subunit KdpA codes for MTGSGLFQIGLYFVVLAVLIKPLGGYMAKVYEGTPNLLTPILSPVEKLLYRIFGVHSEEEMPWKTYTASVLVFNILGAIVVYLLQRFQNHLPLNPQGFPAVSWDSSFNTAVSFITNTNWQGYGGESTMSYLTQMMGLGVQNFLSAATAMAVLIALIRGFVRRNAQTIGNFWVDFTRSILYILLPLSIVFTIILVSQGVVQNFKAYRTASLMQTVSYDKPVVDSKGNTVKDASGKDKTEPAQMKEQQIPFGPAASQIAIKQLGTNGGGFFNVNSAHPFENPTPLSNFLESLAILLIAAALCYTFGKMVEDTRQGWVLLAAMFIILIPLLIFCYYSETIDAPYVKTLSAAVTSDGNMEGKEVRLGVANSALWAAVTTAASNGSVNSMHDSFSPLGGLIPLFLMQLGEIIFGGVGSGLYGMIVFAIISVFVAGLMVGRTPEYLGKKIESFEMKMSSLVILIPAVCVLLGTAVAVIAKDGVAGIANPGPHGFSEILYAFSSCANNNGSAFAGLSANTLFYNIVLGIVMLLGRFGVIVPVLAIAGSLAEKKHVPVGSGTLPTHTPLFVVFLIGIIIIVGALTFLPSLSLGPIAEHLTAIK; via the coding sequence ATGACTGGAAGCGGGTTATTTCAGATTGGGTTGTATTTTGTTGTTTTGGCTGTATTAATTAAGCCGCTGGGCGGCTACATGGCAAAGGTGTATGAAGGCACGCCAAATCTGTTAACTCCAATTCTAAGTCCTGTTGAGAAACTCTTGTACCGCATATTTGGCGTACACTCCGAGGAGGAGATGCCGTGGAAAACTTATACGGCATCTGTCTTAGTGTTCAACATTTTAGGTGCAATTGTTGTATATCTGCTGCAGCGGTTTCAAAATCATTTGCCGTTAAATCCGCAGGGATTTCCTGCCGTATCATGGGATTCGTCCTTTAACACGGCAGTGAGCTTTATAACCAACACCAATTGGCAGGGCTATGGCGGGGAGTCAACTATGAGTTACCTGACCCAAATGATGGGGCTTGGCGTCCAGAATTTTCTCTCTGCAGCAACCGCTATGGCAGTGCTTATAGCATTAATAAGGGGATTTGTCAGGAGAAATGCTCAAACTATAGGTAACTTCTGGGTGGACTTTACACGGTCAATTTTGTACATACTCTTACCTCTTTCGATAGTTTTTACGATTATTTTGGTCTCTCAGGGGGTTGTTCAAAACTTTAAAGCATATCGTACCGCATCTCTTATGCAAACCGTATCGTACGACAAACCGGTTGTGGATTCTAAAGGCAATACCGTTAAAGATGCCTCAGGTAAAGACAAGACGGAACCTGCTCAGATGAAAGAACAGCAGATTCCTTTTGGCCCTGCGGCTTCTCAGATTGCAATAAAGCAGCTTGGCACAAACGGGGGTGGATTTTTTAACGTAAACTCCGCACATCCGTTTGAAAACCCCACTCCGCTTTCCAATTTTCTGGAGTCCCTTGCAATTTTACTTATCGCTGCAGCCCTTTGCTATACGTTTGGCAAAATGGTGGAAGATACCCGCCAGGGATGGGTACTGCTTGCGGCTATGTTTATCATTCTTATCCCCTTGCTGATATTTTGCTATTACAGCGAAACGATTGATGCTCCTTATGTTAAAACACTGAGTGCCGCCGTAACCTCTGACGGCAATATGGAGGGAAAAGAGGTGCGCCTTGGGGTAGCAAACTCAGCCCTCTGGGCTGCCGTTACAACTGCCGCATCCAATGGTTCGGTTAACTCTATGCACGACTCTTTCAGCCCGTTAGGCGGACTTATTCCGCTTTTTCTTATGCAATTGGGAGAGATAATTTTTGGCGGTGTTGGCTCCGGGCTTTACGGTATGATAGTGTTTGCCATTATCTCAGTCTTTGTCGCAGGCCTTATGGTCGGAAGAACGCCAGAGTATCTTGGGAAAAAAATCGAGTCGTTTGAGATGAAAATGTCATCGCTTGTAATACTGATTCCTGCCGTGTGTGTGCTTTTGGGTACGGCTGTAGCAGTTATTGCAAAAGACGGAGTAGCTGGTATAGCTAATCCCGGCCCCCACGGATTTTCAGAAATTCTGTATGCGTTTTCATCATGTGCCAACAACAACGGCAGTGCATTTGCCGGCCTTTCCGCTAATACTCTTTTCTATAACATAGTGCTTGGAATTGTTATGTTATTGGGGCGGTTCGGCGTCATTGTCCCAGTGCTTGCGATAGCGGGCTCATTAGCAGAGAAAAAACACGTGCCGGTTGGTTCAGGAACATTACCTACCCATACGCCTCTTTTTGTAGTGTTTTTAATAGGAATAATTATTATAGTTGGGGCACTAACGTTTCTGCCCTCCCTTTCCTTAGGACCAATTGCAGAGCACTTAACGGCCATTAAATAA
- the cobM gene encoding precorrin-4 C(11)-methyltransferase, whose translation MPGVVFFVGAGPGDPELITVKGKKLIDSADLIIYAGSLVNPEIFKGTTAGTVDSSALTLDELTALIQKWTEADKTVVRLHTGDLSFYSAISEQIERLTELQIKYEVVPGVSSLAAASAALRQELTIPEISQSVIITRLEGNTPVPERERLSSLATHNATLVIFLSISMIERVAEELLKGGYKDSTPVVVVERASWPTERIIRATLSDIALKVTEAGIKKTALILVGEALSASDSPTGKKSKLYDAGFSHGCRK comes from the coding sequence ATGCCGGGTGTGGTGTTTTTTGTGGGGGCAGGACCGGGGGATCCAGAACTTATCACAGTTAAAGGAAAGAAACTAATAGACAGTGCGGATTTAATTATCTATGCCGGCAGTCTGGTTAATCCTGAAATATTTAAGGGCACAACAGCCGGGACGGTTGACTCCTCAGCACTTACACTGGATGAGTTAACGGCATTAATACAGAAATGGACAGAGGCTGATAAAACCGTAGTGCGCCTGCACACGGGGGATTTGTCATTTTACAGCGCAATATCGGAACAGATTGAGAGATTGACGGAGTTACAAATAAAATATGAGGTAGTGCCGGGTGTGTCCTCACTGGCAGCGGCATCTGCGGCTCTAAGGCAAGAGCTGACAATCCCTGAGATAAGCCAAAGCGTAATAATAACGCGCCTTGAGGGTAACACTCCGGTACCTGAACGGGAGAGGCTTTCCTCTCTTGCTACTCACAATGCTACTCTTGTGATTTTTCTAAGTATATCAATGATAGAAAGGGTAGCAGAGGAACTTTTGAAAGGCGGGTACAAGGATTCAACGCCGGTAGTGGTAGTGGAGAGAGCCTCGTGGCCCACTGAAAGGATAATCAGAGCAACGCTGAGTGATATTGCCTTAAAGGTAACTGAGGCAGGAATCAAAAAAACAGCGCTGATATTAGTTGGCGAGGCACTGAGTGCCTCAGATAGCCCAACCGGTAAGAAGTCTAAACTATATGATGCCGGTTTCAGCCACGGTTGCAGGAAGTAA
- a CDS encoding transposase, translating to MYLTVEDIEHSYSKVKSLQSNGICELFHKTVLEEFYNVAFHKKIYHSIEQLQKDLDDWLDEYNHMRTHQGKHCNGLTPMECFTKNKHLAQIKMIGYDNESDLQTA from the coding sequence TTGTATCTGACAGTCGAGGATATTGAACACTCCTACAGCAAAGTTAAATCACTCCAGAGTAATGGTATCTGTGAACTCTTCCATAAGACTGTACTTGAGGAATTCTACAATGTAGCCTTTCATAAAAAGATTTATCACTCCATTGAACAATTGCAAAAAGACCTTGATGACTGGCTTGATGAGTATAACCATATGAGAACTCATCAAGGTAAGCATTGTAACGGATTAACCCCTATGGAGTGCTTTACTAAAAATAAACATCTTGCACAAATCAAAATGATTGGGTATGATAATGAATCAGATTTACAAACAGCCTGA
- the kdpB gene encoding potassium-transporting ATPase subunit KdpB, whose product MTKKIKQNLFDWHLIITAAIESVVKLNPLYQMRKPVMFVVEVGSVLTTALFITCLFKPLGEPPVFILAVSLWLWFTVIFANFAESMAEGRGKAQAENLRSSRRDIQANLIPTPDRNAKVTVVSSSKLRKGDYVIVKAGDIIPSDGEVTEGVASVNESAITGESAPVIRESGGDRSAVTGGTMIVSDWLIIQITANPGETFIDRMISMVEGAKRQKTPNEIALDILLAGLTIIFLIATVTIVPFSFFSVKAISQGTPVSVTIVTALLVCLIPTTIGGLLSAIGIAGMDRMIQANVIAMSGRAVEAAGDVDVLLLDKTGTITLGNRQATEFIPMRGTDVKALADAAQLASLADETPEGRSIVVLAKNLYGIRERDINTLHAKFIAFSAHTRMSGVNLDGKEIRKGASDAVADYVKNQGGVFPAEARIIVDEIAREGATPLVVAQGTTVLGVIRLKDIVKGGIKERFAQLRRMGIKTVMITGDNPLTAAAVAADAGVDDFLAEATPEAKLKLIREHQAGGRLVAMTGDGTNDAPALAQADVAVAMNTGTQAAKEAGNMVDLDSNPTKLIEIVEIGKQLLITRGTLTTFSVANDVAKYFAILPAAFLGIYPALGVLNVMKLATPQSAILSAVIFNALIIVALIPLALRGVKYRPLGASALLRNNLLIYGLGGVIVPFIGIKAIDMLISVLKIF is encoded by the coding sequence ATGACAAAAAAAATAAAACAAAATCTTTTCGATTGGCACCTTATCATCACCGCTGCTATAGAATCGGTTGTTAAATTAAATCCGTTATACCAGATGCGTAAGCCGGTTATGTTTGTAGTAGAAGTTGGAAGCGTTCTTACCACAGCGCTTTTTATCACTTGTCTTTTTAAACCATTGGGTGAACCGCCCGTCTTTATATTGGCAGTTTCCTTGTGGCTTTGGTTTACTGTGATATTTGCTAACTTTGCTGAGTCAATGGCAGAGGGCAGGGGGAAGGCTCAGGCCGAAAACCTCAGAAGCAGCAGGCGGGATATTCAGGCAAACTTAATACCTACGCCGGATCGTAACGCAAAAGTAACTGTAGTATCATCGTCAAAACTGAGAAAAGGGGACTACGTGATTGTAAAGGCGGGGGATATTATCCCAAGTGACGGTGAGGTAACGGAGGGAGTCGCATCGGTAAATGAAAGTGCCATAACCGGAGAAAGTGCCCCCGTTATAAGAGAAAGCGGTGGTGACAGAAGTGCTGTCACAGGAGGTACGATGATAGTCTCCGACTGGTTAATAATCCAGATAACCGCAAACCCCGGCGAGACCTTTATTGACAGGATGATTTCTATGGTTGAGGGCGCAAAAAGGCAAAAAACCCCTAACGAGATAGCCCTCGATATTTTGCTTGCCGGATTAACCATCATCTTTCTTATAGCCACAGTTACAATCGTGCCATTTTCATTTTTCAGCGTTAAGGCTATTTCACAGGGAACTCCGGTTTCGGTAACTATAGTGACAGCCCTTTTGGTTTGTCTTATTCCCACAACAATTGGCGGGCTGCTCTCGGCAATAGGAATTGCCGGTATGGACAGAATGATACAGGCTAATGTGATAGCTATGTCGGGGCGTGCCGTTGAAGCCGCCGGAGATGTGGATGTTTTGCTTTTAGATAAAACAGGCACCATAACGCTCGGCAACAGACAGGCCACGGAGTTTATCCCAATGCGTGGGACAGATGTAAAAGCGCTTGCCGATGCGGCACAACTGGCCTCCCTTGCCGATGAAACCCCTGAGGGACGCAGTATTGTTGTGCTTGCTAAGAACTTGTACGGAATCAGAGAGCGTGATATAAACACACTTCATGCCAAATTCATAGCATTTTCCGCACACACCCGCATGAGCGGCGTAAACCTGGACGGGAAAGAAATACGTAAAGGCGCAAGTGATGCCGTTGCTGATTATGTAAAGAACCAGGGTGGGGTATTTCCGGCTGAGGCAAGAATCATTGTTGATGAGATAGCCCGTGAGGGTGCTACTCCCTTGGTTGTGGCACAGGGGACAACAGTGTTGGGAGTAATCCGTCTGAAGGATATAGTAAAAGGAGGGATAAAGGAACGGTTTGCGCAGCTCAGGCGTATGGGAATCAAAACCGTCATGATTACAGGAGACAATCCGCTTACTGCTGCTGCTGTTGCAGCCGATGCCGGAGTTGATGACTTTTTAGCTGAGGCAACTCCTGAGGCTAAATTAAAACTCATACGGGAGCATCAGGCAGGAGGCAGACTTGTGGCTATGACAGGGGATGGCACAAACGATGCCCCGGCTCTTGCTCAGGCTGATGTAGCTGTTGCAATGAACACTGGTACTCAGGCGGCTAAAGAAGCTGGCAATATGGTTGATCTGGACTCTAACCCTACCAAACTCATAGAGATTGTTGAAATTGGAAAGCAACTACTGATTACCCGCGGAACTTTAACCACCTTTAGTGTTGCTAACGATGTTGCAAAGTACTTTGCTATATTGCCGGCAGCTTTTTTGGGTATTTATCCGGCTCTTGGCGTTCTTAATGTTATGAAGTTGGCAACCCCGCAGAGCGCTATTTTGTCCGCCGTGATCTTTAATGCGCTTATAATCGTAGCTTTGATTCCACTTGCCTTGAGGGGTGTAAAATATCGTCCGCTTGGCGCCTCGGCGCTCTTAAGGAACAATCTCCTGATATATGGCTTAGGAGGCGTGATAGTACCGTTTATAGGGATAAAAGCAATTGATATGTTAATCAGTGTATTAAAAATATTCTAA